In Kwoniella newhampshirensis strain CBS 13917 chromosome 2, whole genome shotgun sequence, one DNA window encodes the following:
- a CDS encoding heat shock protein HSS1, translating into MVKAIGIDLGTTYSCVAVWQNDRVEIIANDQGNRTTPSYVAFNDSERLIGDAAKNQVAMNPYNTVFDAKRLIGRKFSDAEVQADMKHWPFKVIDKAGKPIIQVEYRGEEKTFSPEEISSMVLIKMKETAEAYLGGTVSKAVVTVPAYFNDSQRQATKDAGTIAGLEVLRIINEPTAAAIAYGLDKKSEGEKNVLIFDLGGGTFDVSLLTIEEGIFEVKATAGDTHLGGEDFDNRLVNHFVQEFKRKNKKDLSSNARALRRLRTACERAKRTLSSAAQTSIEIDSLFDGIDFYTSITRARFEELCQDLFRSTMDPVEKVLRDSKIDKSNVHEIVLVGGSTRIPKIQKLVSDMFSGREPNRTINPDEAVAYGAAVQAAILSGDTSSKTQDLLLLDVAPLSMGIETAGGIMTPLIKRNTTVPTKKSETFSTYSDNQPGVLIQVYEGERAKTKDCNLLGKFELSGIPPAPRGVPQIEVSFDVDANSILNVHANDKSTGKSSKITITNDKGRLSKDEIERMLAEAEKYAAEDAEVASKVASKNAFESYAYSLKQTLTEQKDKFSEEDRTTLETKVDEAIASLDNMESASKEEIESHQKDLEAIAGPIMQRFYGAQGGAPGGAPGGFPGAGGAGGAPAHEDGPSVEEVD; encoded by the exons ATGGTTAAAGCTATCGGTATTgatttg GGTACAACCTACTCTTGTGTCGCAGTCTGGCAAAATGACCGAGTCGAGATCATTG CCAATGACCAGGGTAACCGAACCACACCCTCTTACGTCGCCTTCAACGACTCCGAGCGATTGATCGGTGACGCCGCCAAGAACCAAGTTGCCATGAACCCTTACAACACCGTCTTCGATGCTAAGCGATTAATCGGACGAAAGTTCTCTGACGCCGAAGTCCAAGCCGATATGAAGCACTGGCCTTTCAAGGTCATCGACAAGGCTGGCAAGCCCATCATCCAGGTCGAGTACAggggcgaggagaagacatTC TCTCCCGAGGAAATCTCCTCTATGGTCCTTATCAAAATGAAGGAGACCGCCGAAGCCTACCTCGGTGGCACAGTCTCCAAGGCCGTTGTTACCGTCCCCGCATACTTCAACGACTCTCAAAGACAAGCAACCAAGGACGCTGGTACCATTGCTGGTCTTGAGGTCCTTCGAATTATCAACGAGCCCACCGCTGCCGCCATCGCTTACGGTCTCGACAAGAAGAGCGAGGGTGAAAAGAACGTTTTGATCTTCGAtcttggtggtggtacATTCGATGTTTCTCTCCTGACCATTGAGGAGGGCATCTTCGAGGTCAAGGCTACTGCTGGTGATACTCACTTGGGTGGTGAGGACTTTGACAACCGACTCGTCAACCACTTTGTCCAAGAAttcaagaggaagaacaagaagg ACCTTTCTTCCAACGCCCGAGCTCTCCGACGACTCCGAACTGCTTGTGAGCGAGCAAAGCGAactctctcttccgccGCCCAAACCTCTATTGAGATCGactccctcttcgacgGTATCGACTTCTACACCTCCATCACCCGAGCCCGATTCGAGGAGCTCTGTCAGGATCTTTTCCGATCTACCATGGACCCCGTCGAGAAGGTTCTTCGAGACTCCAAGATCGACAAGTCCAACGTCCACGAGATCGTCCTTGTCGGTGGTTCCACTCGTATCCCCAAGATCCAAAAGCTCGTTTCAGATATGTTTTCCGGTCGAGAGCCCAACAGGACCATTAACCCCGATGAGGCTGTGGCCTACGGTGCTGCTGTCCAAGCTGCCATTCTCTCCGGTGACACTTCCTCAAAGACTCaggacctcctccttctcgacgtCGCTCCCTTGTCAATGGGTATTGAGACCGCTGGTGGTATCATGACTCCTTTGATCAAGAGGAACACCACCGTCCCCACCAAAAAGTCCGagaccttctccacctaCTCCGACAACCAACCCGGTGTTCTCATCCAAGTTTACGAGGGTGAGCGAGCCAAGACGAAGGACTGCAACCTTCTCGGAAAGTTCGAGCTCTCCGGTAtccctcctgctcctcgaGGTGTGCCCCAAATCGAGGTGTCGTTCGATGTTGACGCGAACTCCATTTTGAACGTCCACGCCAACGATAAATCTAC CGGAAAGTCATCTAagatcaccatcaccaacGACAAGGGTCGTCTCAGcaaggatgagatcgagcGAATGCTCGCCGAGGCTGAGAAGTACGCTGCTGAGGACGCTGAGGTCGCCTCCAAGGTCGCTTCCAAGAACGCCTTTGAGTCATACGCCTACTCTCTCAAGCAAACTCTCACCGAGCAGAAGGACAAGTTCTCTGAGGAGGACCGAACCACCTTGGAGACCAAGGTTGACGAGGCTATCGCGTCTCTCGACAACATGGAGTCTGCcagcaaggaggagatcgagtcTCACCAGAAGGACCTCGAGGCCATCGCCGGTCCCATCATGCAGCGATTCTACGGCGCTCAAGGTGGTGCCCCTGGTGGCGCTCCCGGTGGCTTCCCCGGCGCTGGTGGTGCTGGCGGTGCCCCCGCTCACGAGGACGGTCCTTCCGTTGAGGAGGTCGACTAA